The genomic stretch TGAGGAGCTGGTCCGGGTCGGCGTCCTTCTTGGTGAGGACGGCGGAGACGACGCTGTCGAGGACGGAGTAGATCTGCTGGGCGTCCGGCGGCTCGATCTTCATCGTCAGCTGCTGGTTGCCGTCGAGGAATGCCTGGTAGTTGCCCACCGGGACATTGGCGTTGGCCTTCTTGACCTGCTGATCCTTGGCGTCGGCGGCGCCGGTGAACAGGCGCGGCTCGGGCAGGCCGACGGGGGCGTGGTACTTCTTGGCACGGGCGTAGTCGCCGAGGAAGCCCGATCCGGGGGTGAGGAACATGTGGTCGAGCCACTTCAGGCCGGCCCGGATCTGGGCCGGCGTGTCGCGCTTGTCGAACATGTAGCCGTCGCCGCCGATGAGAGTGGCCTTGCCGCCGGGCATGGGGCCGATGGCGATGTCGTCGTAGTTCGCGCCCTTCTCCTTGACCAGGATCGGGATGTTGTCGGGGGCGGCGAGATACATGCCGAGCCTGCCCGAACCCATCATCTGCTGCGCGTCGTTGATGACGAGCAGCTGCTTGCTGCCCATGGAGTTGTCGGTCCACCGCATGTCGTGCAGGTTCTGCAGGACGGCGTGGCCCTCGGGGGTGTCGATGGTGGCCTTCTTGCCGTCCGCGCCGACCACGTCGCCGCCCTGGGAGTACAGCTCGGCGGTGAAGTGCCAGCCGCCCTGGTTCTGGGCGCTGTAGTCGGCGTAGCCGACGGTGCCGTTGCCGAGGGCGGCGATCTTCTTGGCGTCGGCGCGGACCTCGTCCCAGGTGGTGGGGGGCTTGTCGGAGTCGAGGCCGGCCTTCTGAAACAGGGTGCGGTTGTAGATCAGCCCCATGCTGTATCCGGTACGCGGGACGCCGTAGACCTTTCCGTCCACTGTGTAGATGTCCCGCAGCTGCTTCTGGATGGTGTCGTAGGACTTCAACTCCCTCAGATACGGCGTGAGATCGGCCGCCTGGTTGATGTCCACGACGTGCTTGGCGTCGGTGAAGTACGTGTAGAAGACGTCTTCCATCTGACCGCCGGCAAGCTTGGCGTCGAAGGTCTTCGGGTCCTGGCAGGGGAAGGCGTCGTGCGCGACGACGTCGATGTCCGGGTTCTGCTTCGCGAAGGAGGCGATGTCCTCCTCGAAGAACGCGCGGTCGGCCTGGGCGCTCCTGGGCGGCTCGCAGTTGACGGTGATGCGCGTCTTGCCGCTCGCCGAGCCGTCGCCGCCCGCGCCGCAGGCGGTGGCGGCCAGAGCGAGCGAGGAACAGACGCCGATCGCGACGAAGGTACGGCGGAACCCGGTACTTCTCACGGTGGACCCCCTGATGGGCACTCATGGCAGGAGCGGTGGGCGCCGCACACTCAAGCACCGCCGACATCAGGGTGCAAGATGTCGTGCAGAAACTGCAATTATTTGACAGTCGGCCGGATCTTCCCGCCCTCAGCCGCGCGGATCCTCTCGCCCTCAGCCGCGCGGGGCTTGCGCGGTGGATCCGCGCACCACCAGCTCGGGCTCGAACAGCAGCTCCTCGGCGGGTACGGCGGTGCCGCCGATCTGCGCGTTCAGGAGCTCGACGGCCGCGCGGCCCATGGCCTCGATGGGCTGGCGGACGGTGGTCAGCGGGGGTTCGGTGCAGTTCATGAACGCCGAGTCGTCATAGCCGACGACGGAGATCCGGCCCGGGATGTCGTACCCCTTGCGGCGCGCGGCCCTGATCGCGCCGAGCGCCAGGGGGTCGCTGGCGCAGATGATGCCGGTGACACCCCGGTCGATCAGCCGGGACGCGGCCGCGTGACCGCCCTCGATGGAGAAGATCGCGCGGGCGACGAAGTCCACCGGCAGGTCACCGGCGATCGCCCGCGCGGCGGCCAGCTTGCGCGCCGAGGGCACATGGTCGCCGGGGCCGAGGACGAGCCCGATGCGCTCGTGGCCGAGGGAGGCCAGATGCCGCCACGCCTGCTCGACGGCGACGGCGTCGTCACAGGACACGCCCGGGAAACCGAGGTCCTCGATGGCCGCGTTGACCAGTACGACGGGGATGTTGCGCTCGGCGAGGGCCCGGTAGTGGTCGTGCGGGGCGTCCGCCTGCGCGTACAGGCCGCCGGCGAAGACGACGCCAGAGACCTGCTGTTGCAGCAGCAGCTCGACGTAGTCCGCCTCCGAGACGCCGCCCTTGGTCTGTGTGCACAGCACCGGGGTGAGCCCGAGCTGGGCGAGCGCGCCACCGATGACCTCGGCGAACGCCGGGAAGATGGGGTTCTGCAGCTCCGGCAGGACCAGGCCGACGAGCCGGGCGCGTTCCCCGCGCAGCTGGGTGGGGCGCTCGTAGCCGAGGACGTCGAGGGCTGTCAGCACCGCCTGCCGGGTGGCGTCGGAGACCCCGGGCTTGCCGTTGAGCACCCGGCTGACCGTGGCCTCGCTGACCCCGACCTTCTTGGCCACTTCCGCAAGTCGTCGCGTCATGCGCGCAAGAGTAGCGCAAGTGATGCAAGTCGCTTGCGTAAGGGTGCGTGCGTAAGCACACGACCTCAGGCGTGGGCACTCGGCTTCGGAGTGAGTGGGGTGCGTCTCCGACCCGGCGCCGCCGGCGACCTGAACGCCGGCGGTGCCGGGTCAGTCCTGGGGGGCCCGGACGACCGTGAGGTGCCCCGTCGTACCCCGCGGCACCCGGGGCCGGTGCTGGCGGCGTGCGGGCGCGGCGGGGCGGCGGTTCTCGCGCAGGACCAGCGACAGGCGCCGGTAGCCCAGCTCCCGCAGGATCTCGGGCGTCTCCTCGACGATGCGGCACTCGGTGGGGCCACGGCGCGGGTCGGGGTGGAACAGCAGCCGGACGGCCCCGTCGAGCCGGGTCGCGCTCTCGCCGACGGCCCGGATCCAGTGCGGCAGGCCCTGCCGGTAGGCGGCCTCCATGAGCGGGTCCTGGGCGATGTCGCGGCGGACCGCCTGGAGTTCGGGGTCATGACCGTACGTCTCCAGGGCGGACCTCAGGTGGGCGAGCATCGGCAGGCACCAGCCCTGCTCGTGCTCGCCGAGGACGTCGCCCGCGTCCGGGTGGAACAGGACGAACCGCAGGAAGTTGTCCCCGGGCATGGCCGTCGCCTGCGGGCGCACCCCGCGGAAAAGTGTCTCGAACGCGCGGTTGGCCATGACCACGTCCCAGCGGTGGT from Streptomyces roseochromogenus subsp. oscitans DS 12.976 encodes the following:
- a CDS encoding LacI family DNA-binding transcriptional regulator yields the protein MTRRLAEVAKKVGVSEATVSRVLNGKPGVSDATRQAVLTALDVLGYERPTQLRGERARLVGLVLPELQNPIFPAFAEVIGGALAQLGLTPVLCTQTKGGVSEADYVELLLQQQVSGVVFAGGLYAQADAPHDHYRALAERNIPVVLVNAAIEDLGFPGVSCDDAVAVEQAWRHLASLGHERIGLVLGPGDHVPSARKLAAARAIAGDLPVDFVARAIFSIEGGHAAASRLIDRGVTGIICASDPLALGAIRAARRKGYDIPGRISVVGYDDSAFMNCTEPPLTTVRQPIEAMGRAAVELLNAQIGGTAVPAEELLFEPELVVRGSTAQAPRG
- a CDS encoding ABC transporter substrate-binding protein, with product MRSTGFRRTFVAIGVCSSLALAATACGAGGDGSASGKTRITVNCEPPRSAQADRAFFEEDIASFAKQNPDIDVVAHDAFPCQDPKTFDAKLAGGQMEDVFYTYFTDAKHVVDINQAADLTPYLRELKSYDTIQKQLRDIYTVDGKVYGVPRTGYSMGLIYNRTLFQKAGLDSDKPPTTWDEVRADAKKIAALGNGTVGYADYSAQNQGGWHFTAELYSQGGDVVGADGKKATIDTPEGHAVLQNLHDMRWTDNSMGSKQLLVINDAQQMMGSGRLGMYLAAPDNIPILVKEKGANYDDIAIGPMPGGKATLIGGDGYMFDKRDTPAQIRAGLKWLDHMFLTPGSGFLGDYARAKKYHAPVGLPEPRLFTGAADAKDQQVKKANANVPVGNYQAFLDGNQQLTMKIEPPDAQQIYSVLDSVVSAVLTKKDADPDQLLKDASGKIDSILARS